In Raphanus sativus cultivar WK10039 unplaced genomic scaffold, ASM80110v3 Scaffold1124, whole genome shotgun sequence, a single genomic region encodes these proteins:
- the LOC130503777 gene encoding transcription factor CPC-like isoform X1, whose amino-acid sequence MDRRRRRQGKAKASCSEAEVSSIEWEAVKMTEEEEDLIYRMYKLVGDRWELIAGRIPGRTPEEIERYWLMKHGVVFANRRRDFVRR is encoded by the exons ATGGACAGACGACGTCGGAGACAGGGCAAGGCCAAAGCGTCGTGTTCCGAAG CAGAAGTGAGTAGCATAGAATGGGAAGCTGTGAAGATgacggaggaagaagaagatctcATTTATCGGATGTATAAACTCGTCGGAGACAG GTGGGAATTGATAGCCGGGAGGATTCCGGGACGAACACCGGAGGAGATAGAAAGATATTGGCTTATGAAACATGGTGTTGTTTTTGCCAACAGACGAAGAGATTTTGTTAGGAgatga
- the LOC130503777 gene encoding transcription factor CPC-like isoform X2: MDRRRRRQGKAKASCSEEVSSIEWEAVKMTEEEEDLIYRMYKLVGDRWELIAGRIPGRTPEEIERYWLMKHGVVFANRRRDFVRR, encoded by the exons ATGGACAGACGACGTCGGAGACAGGGCAAGGCCAAAGCGTCGTGTTCCGAAG AAGTGAGTAGCATAGAATGGGAAGCTGTGAAGATgacggaggaagaagaagatctcATTTATCGGATGTATAAACTCGTCGGAGACAG GTGGGAATTGATAGCCGGGAGGATTCCGGGACGAACACCGGAGGAGATAGAAAGATATTGGCTTATGAAACATGGTGTTGTTTTTGCCAACAGACGAAGAGATTTTGTTAGGAgatga